The nucleotide sequence CTTTAATTTTAGGCGCGTCATCAATATTTCCCGAGAGCCTGATGGGAATTTTATAGCCAAGCATATAGGCGTCGCTCGAGGAGAGTTCTATTTGAGAAAAAGCGCGGAATGGGCCTAAAACCCTAAGTTTAATCTGTTTTGTCTTGTCTTTGGAAAGAAGGGTCACAAAAGAGTCGGAAGCAAATTGCCCTTTCTGTGAAAGAGCGGCTACTGGCTTAAGCACCGCTTCTTTTCCAAACAATTTGATGAAATTTTTTTGATTTAGATGGATATGGCGAGCGCTAATTTCAATTGGCGCTTTGAATAATATTTTGTTTTCCATTAATTTTCAAAATTACATTGCCAACCAACCCCCATCGCCCGAATATACGGCTCCGGTAACATAGCTAGCTTCGTCACTAGCCAAAAAACAAAAGATATTAGCCATTTCTTCTGGTGTCCCGAAGCGACCAAGCGGTGTATGTCTTAAAAGCGCCTTAGAACTATCGGGATTATTTAAAATATCATTAGTCATATTCGTTTTAATAAAAGCCGGAGCCAC is from Candidatus Paceibacterota bacterium and encodes:
- a CDS encoding PduL/EutD family phosphate acyltransferase is translated as MENKILFKAPIEISARHIHLNQKNFIKLFGKEAVLKPVAALSQKGQFASDSFVTLLSKDKTKQIKLRVLGPFRAFSQIELSSSDAYMLGYKIPIRLSGNIDDAPKIKVATPLGAISVAAIVPQRHLHIPKSLAQKYGLKDSQPVACEIKGCRKLIFKNIIVRIDDEAVLALHLDTDEGNAAGVIEKARGQILKS